Within Quercus lobata isolate SW786 chromosome 5, ValleyOak3.0 Primary Assembly, whole genome shotgun sequence, the genomic segment CGAAAGAATGACTTTAAGATTCTGAGACTtgtgtgttttaaaaataaagggaaattGCTGCCAGCAAAGGCCGAGGCCGAGGTTTACACATTGAGTACAGCTTCATGGAGAAAGTTTTCAATATCAGTGGACTCATTAAGTGGATTAAATATTTATCGTATATCTGAATCACcctctttgttttttaatggaGCTCTGCATTCTATAGCATTTTCTCGTGACTATAAATTCATTTTGTCCTTTGATGTCGATGATGAGAGGTTCCGTGAGATAAGGCTGCCTCAAAACTATTTAGTGGGAGTTTCATTACGTAAGGAATGGCTCACAATTTTGAAGGGATCTCTAGCTTTGATTGTTATCGGTGATGCTCAAATTGATTGGAGTGGTGTATGCCACATATGGGTAATGACGGAGTATGGTGTGGCCAAATCTTGGATTAAAAAAAGTGTACCAATGGATAAACATGCAAAGTTTCTTAGTTGCACTATCAATGGTGAACTTCTAATTAGAAGGTATGATATGAAGGTGCGAATAGTCTTATTTGACCCTGAGAGTTTGAAAGAGGAAGTTCTTAGAATTCCAGATCCTAGAGATGTGATttacacaacaaattttgtgGAGAGCTTAGTTTTACTTGATGGGCTAAGCAATGAATCCTACAGTTTGGGGTAATAACTAGTCATTCTTGTTATTTTTGTACTTGTGAATAAAAGAATTTGTTATTATGTTGTGTTTTCTTTCCATTTGTTATAGAGTTGAAAGTACTATTTTTGATGCAGagaactaaattttattaaacagAAAATGATTCTTTTGGAACTATGGCTATTATTTGTTACAAATAAAACatgtttgagaaattttgtgcATATTCGCAAACATGGCATACTATGATTTTCACATATATGTTTAGCCAATTAGCCAACACAAttcctatataaaaaataaaataaaagtttatcCAACAGAATATTATTTATTGGATATAGGATAATGATCCGCTTGGAAactttttttagagagttttaaccttTGGCATCTGGTCTTGATGATAACTctattatcaaaccaaaaaaccaattagtttttggtataagcCAGGATTAAATCCTAGATCAATTATTCAACTATTAAAGATTTTATCAGTTAAATTAACTGGAATCTATTATCTATTTGAAAACTATGGCtattatttgttttgaaaaaaacatttgagaaattttgtatttattctCGACCATGAACATGACATGCCATGATTTTAACATACATGTTTAGCCAAGTCATCAACATAATCTTATGTTTAACCCCAAGTGTGAGTTATCTAACATAATCTTATTTATTGGACATAATATATAAATGATTACTCATCTCATTAAGACAtcttattttgtattaaaattacTATGTTCTAGAAAAAGCCTTCTGGTTCAATTGCTAACATATATTGGTGGTTTGCAAGATATTTATGCAAGATTCAAACACCCGCCCCCTTCCCTCCCACATCGTGATTagtgaattattttaaaaataaaaaatcaaaaaacgaaaaataaaacattactACGTTTCTCCATATTGTAACCTCTTACTTTACTTTGggatcattttgattttttgccattttatattcaataatttacatttttgttCCTAACatcataaaatgtttttcttcaaaagaaaaatcatataaCGTTTTGAATCTTTTCTCTTCATCCATGCCCATTAATGACTTACCGTTAAATGTCATGTACGCAACATAAAagtaatttagtttttattttattgataattcgATAGATACGACAATGGAAGGAGGGAGAGATTTGAACTCTTATTCTCCTAATAAAAGAGAGTAAGTTACAGCACTAAGCTACGAGAATCTTGACAAAGCAACCTAGATTTATTACATTAATCTACTTCATTTTGGGTCCACTAACATTTATACGTTTTGaatctcttcttttatttgtataatctatatatataataataggtgaagcagagagaatctcaaattacaatttcaattaaagttctaattttgtgccaagtgtcTAGATTTATCCTTCTAATTATACAATTCAAATCTgcaattggagtccaatttcaCCTCCCCTTCTAGAAATCTGTGTTCTACATTTAAATgttgtgctctttttttttctttttttttggctaaataaaaCCTTTTGCTCTTCTTTATATATCAAACACACCTGTTTTACAGGTTCACCTCCCTTTCTGCCAAAGCCAACAACGACAACAACACCGATCTCTTCACCTCCTTGATCTCAGACATCAAATCCTACTCTGGCAACGACCCTCTTCTCGCATGGCTCCAATatgcctctctctttctttgtggGTAGCTCTTTTAATGGTTTTAAAAAGTAAGATTGTTTGGCATTTTGTATATACAGAGGGATCAGAAAGATGAAGGATTCGCTGCCTTCGCAAGTACTGAACGAGAAGCTGCCACGGTTTTTGCAGAAGTGCGCGCAGACCTTCGATTCCGATCGCCGTTACAAAAACGACTTACGGTACCTCCGCGTTTGATTACAGTTGGTATTTTACTAATCCAtcgctttttctttttttcgttttcTTCTTGATGATTTCGATTCTGGGTCGTTGGGTTTCTTAGAAGTTGTTTGGTTCCTGTGGAAATGAAGGGGAAAGATgtgaaaatcaaatttggatgctctttagatttttttggttatctaaatgttgtgaatttattcatttattttagtgTGTAGATGGGTTTTTGTGTATGGTCTGagagcacttttttttttatacattttcttattgttgattttgatGCTGGGATATTCGGCTTTTGTTCAATTTCATAGCCTTTGTTTGGTTCCTGagtgaaaatgaaggaaaagttATGAACATCAAATTTGGAGTTTTAGTAAACAGAAGGGTTGTTTTGGGCTAAGTTcactagcttttttttttgttattatgatTCTCTTTTGATTTATGACATATCATCTTCATAGAAGCGAGGGAGTTGATAGGAGTTAATCGTGAATTGAAAAATGCCAATTTCATTGTCCGCATCATAATTCAtaagtaattatttatttatttattttgtgagtAGATGGAGTTTGCGGATGATCCAAGAGTGATTTTCATTATCTTATGGATGATTTTGATAATGGGTCattcattttttgttcaatttcataACCCATTCCCTTTTTTTCAATGAATGCTAGGAAATTTGAAAGGCATCTCTCAGGATCAATGATGAATGCTTTTCAGTTGTGACTAttcttatttaatattttctggttatttggattttttgattTCAAGCATTTTGGATTTATATCTGTCAATTCCTTTGTCTACAGAGATGAGGTGGGTTCTTTCTAAAATCCTTGATAGCTCTTTCTCTCGCTGTCAATGGCAGACAAGAAATTAGGGTTCTTcactataaaagaagaagattatgGAGGCATAAAGAGAGGGGAGGCACGTACTACTACAGAAAGAAGGATCACCAAAGAGTAAGACCTTTCTTTTATTCTGCACTTTTATTTAGTTGCTTTtctgaaatttaataatttgttaagATAAAGAGAGGCTGGAACCACTACCGGTGAGTTTTTATCTTCAATTTAAGTTTGTTTATTAATTGTGATTAGGTTTTGATATTCACAACCAACCCAATATCAGATCGCTGGAACTGCTACAAGTAAAATCGTTTATGTTAATTTTGTGCGTTTAATAGGATTTAGGTTTTGCtattttggttggttggttttgatttaagAAATTGGTTTAGATTTTGTATAGTCAAAACCTAATATAGATTCCTTTCAATATATAACCCTCTATATATTCCCATCAGTGGCCATAGAAGAGTGACCACTCTCTAACAAActgattttattttggtttatttggaaatatctCATGTCTCATTCTTTTAATGTGTTGTGGCTTATAAGAGAAGAGCCAGTTATGAGGAGAAGTTTGTTGATTCTATGTAGAAGAAAGCTAAGGTAACAATTCCTTGCTGATTGTTCTCTGCATAATCTGCCATCTAATTGGTTATCAATCATAGAGTTCAAATActtttctaggttttgttttATAGTTCTCAAGTTTCCTTTGTTGTGGCAGGAGGAAAAAGGTTGAATTTGCATCAAAGAGATTCTTGGTATTCTTTCGTGGACTTACAGATTGATTAATTTTGATAGCAACCAGATTCCAAGATCCTTCAAAGGCAATGATTTTTTAAGATATAATATTTGGTTCCGGAAAATTAGCCTGTTTTCTATTGAAACTAACAGAATTTGTATtgctctatttatttatttggttggtTGAGAAATTCTGTTGATGGGTTTTGTTGGTGAGAATTTCTACGCTGAATCTAAAATTTAAtactaaatattaaatttgatgttcacttcttacttttttttttcttgtcctAATTTCGCTGTCTCATTGACAGGCTTCAAGTGTAGGAATGGTGCACACaatctttcattaataactaTGCAAGTTTGTATTaatttcatgtgatttttttattttttattatttttatgatagtTAGATATCTATTTGCTTATGAATGATATCAGATCTGACCCTCACTTAAACAAAACATAAGGTATAACATTCACAAAACTTAACGTAAGGTATCCTATGCTTTCTTGCTTTCTGAGAAAATT encodes:
- the LOC115990339 gene encoding F-box protein At3g07870-like, with the protein product MSQHHHLSDQMVYDILSRLPVKSIIRFSDNTLTEVSRIEIPCLYEAIVGFCNGLFILASPSPMEHSFQHIYLWNPIIRKFMRVASILGQPSTSSVTLGFAYHPRKNDFKILRLVCFKNKGKLLPAKAEAEVYTLSTASWRKFSISVDSLSGLNIYRISESPSLFFNGALHSIAFSRDYKFILSFDVDDERFREIRLPQNYLVGVSLRKEWLTILKGSLALIVIGDAQIDWSGVCHIWVMTEYGVAKSWIKKSVPMDKHAKFLSCTINGELLIRRYDMKVRIVLFDPESLKEEVLRIPDPRDVIYTTNFVESLVLLDGLSNESYSLG